A section of the Naumovozyma dairenensis CBS 421 chromosome 5, complete genome genome encodes:
- the RUD3 gene encoding Rud3p (similar to Saccharomyces cerevisiae RUD3 (YOR216C); ancestral locus Anc_8.636): MGKNKKKNNNNNNNNNNKKHANPSPKQDPIDDSKEQEQVNKQEQPPKIESTQEPKEPVEESGADDVEKDDKEEPKDTSVMGKEEQEDTKTRENNDIRNSFDSSEKDEQIEKLQTEMADLKKELKDTQEKLAKSSSTSSSPSVDEMEKSEENDKNEELEKLKEERDHFESQYNSLLNRISSMKNVFNKMKESQRDLEIVQDQVAEYESQNLKLKNKVELITKEKTELATTMVTLNKELSSLEDKYEALENKSMKYEKQLKDFKRQEKENSNTYTHQLEGYRKEKELLDTQLQELLIILDNNKQDIVNLKDEKEEMKQALHASENEKTAFEESLQQLSSKLEEQENDYAQSLREKAQEIKALSVQLESSADKNKALQTELQSLKDDIQSLKENSSLKDKLEQETKEQALQIGKLRHESIVLNEHLTKAMAMLKRSSDSESVDKELISNLLISFVSIPRADPKKFEVLELLSSFLNWDDDKKQQAGLLLDPKERRSSTGPVSKTQSFVSMWTDYLEKESER; this comes from the coding sequence ATGGGtaaaaataagaagaaaaataataataataataataacaataataacaagaaaCATGCTAATCCCTCACCTAAACAAGACCCTATAGATGACAGTAAAGAACAGGAACAGGTAAataaacaagaacaacCTCCCAAGATCGAATCTACCCAAGAACCGAAGGAGCCTGTAGAGGAAAGCGGAGCTGACGATGTTGAGAAAGACGATAAAGAAGAACCAAAGGATACTTCTGTAATGGgcaaagaagaacaagaagatactaaaacaagagaaaataatgatatacGTAACTCATTTGACTCAAGTGAGAAGGATGAACAGATAGAAAAACTTCAAACGGAAATGGCAGATTTAAAAAAAGAGTTGAAGGATACTCAAGAAAAACTTGCAAAGTCATCATCAAcgtcatcatcaccatcagttgatgaaatggaaaaatctGAAGAAAATGACAAAAATGAAGAACTGGAGAAACTTAAAGAGGAACGTGACCACTTTGAATCGCAATATAATTCACTATTAAATAGAATCTCATCCATGAAGAATGTTTTTAATAAGATGAAAGAATCACAACGAGACTTGGAAATTGTTCAAGATCAAGTAGCTGAGTATGAATCTCAAAActtaaaattaaagaacAAAGTAGAGTTAAtcacaaaggaaaaaacaGAATTAGCTACTACTATGGTAACTCtcaataaagaattatcatctttagaAGATAAATACGAGGCGTTAGAGAATAAATCTATGAAATATGAAAAGCAACTAAAGGATTTCAAACGCcaagagaaagaaaattctaATACTTATACACATCAATTAGAAGGTTACCGGAAGGAGAAGGAACTGTTAGATACCCAATTACAAGAACTCCTGATCATTctagataataataagcaAGACATTGTGAActtaaaagatgaaaaggaagaaatgAAGCAAGCTCTTCATGCCAGTGAGAATGAAAAAACTGCATTTGAAGAATCGTTGCAACAATTGTCGTCAAAACTTGAGGAGCAAGAAAACGATTATGCACAATCCTTACGAGAAAAGGCACAGGAAATTAAAGCATTGTCAGTCCAACTGGAAAGCTCAGCTGATAAAAATAAGGCATTACAAACTGAACTTCAATCCTTAAAGGATGATATTCAGAGcttgaaagaaaattccTCTTTGAAAGACAAATTGGAGcaagaaacaaaagagCAAGCATTACAAATTGGTAAGTTACGACATGAATCAATTGTTCTAAATGAGCATTTAACAAAGGCTATGGCAATGTTAAAGAGATCAAGTGACTCAGAATCCGTCgataaagaattgatttccaatttgctgatttcttttgtttcaattccaCGAGCTGATCCTAAGAAATTTGAAGTTCTCGAGTTACTATCGAGCTTCTTGAATTGGGATGATgacaaaaaacaacaagctGGGTTATTACTTGATCCTAAGGAAAGGAGATCATCTACTGGGCCTGTATCAAAGACTCAAAGTTTTGTTTCCATGTGGACTGATTAtttagaaaaagaaagtgAAAGATAA
- the RFC1 gene encoding replication factor C subunit 1 (similar to Saccharomyces cerevisiae RFC1 (YOR217W); ancestral locus Anc_8.637), whose product MVNITDFFNKSAKRKIPSKTATKSSSSSSSGAPNSIPQEVINLDDSDEDDIIIKKPARKKTKTTAEPPTIEKKKEADSDIINLSSSPIASKKEAKSATERITESKSKPAAPKKTTKPSSISSATSHGSITAQDILDKLPSVDLSQVHAKENVGFDFSKAGGATTGEEVDAEAPPDFPEGQPNCLLGLTIVFTGVLPNLEREVAESIAKRYGARVTKSISGRTSVVVLGDEAGPKKLEKIKQLKIKAIDEDGFRQLVSGMPAEGGDGEAAEKARQKREQEEAKAVQEAEELLKTENAKKERIKMAKGSGEFINKEDSVREEDKLWTVKYAPTSSVGICGNKTSVTKLKNWLTNWETNKKNDFKTAGRDGTGIFRSAMLYGPPGIGKTTAAHLVAKELGYDVLEQNASDVRSKSLLNAGVKNALGNMSVIGYFKNQPGMNVDINGNGKKFVIIMDEVDGMSGGDRGGVGQLAQFCRKTTTPMILICNERNLPKMRPFDRICLDLQFRRPDANSIKSRLMTIAIREKFKLDPNIIDKLVQTTRGDIRQIINLLSTISKTTKNIGHENIQEISKAWEKNIALKPFDIAHKLLDGYIYTDVGSNTFTLNDKIALYFDDFDFAPLMIQENYLNCKPSNLPSGVSHLQAVADAAESISAADLVEKKIRSSEQLWGLLPLHAVLSSVRPSSMIAGRMTGRINFSAWLGQNSKTNKYYRLLQELQYHTRLSTSTDKLGLRLAYLPTFKRRLLEPLLHKGAEGVSDVIELMDDYYLTREDWDTIMDFMIGPDITTLQLKKIPTSVKTAFTRKYNSMTHPVAIYKTGSSIGTGVGSAARSTPDFEDVVDADDAVPGAEDEDEGKEDTDIKKDKLIKQKVRPTKRKKAVGAAGAAATKKRKTKA is encoded by the coding sequence ATGGTCAATATTACCGATTTTTTTAACAAGAGTGCTAAAAGGAAGATACCTTCAAAGACTGCaacaaaatcatcatcatcatcatcatccgGTGCTCCCAATTCAATTCCACAGGAAGTCATCAATCTTGACGAttcagatgaagatgatataataattaaaaaacCAGCAAGgaaaaagacaaaaacAACCGCTGAACCTCCTACcatagaaaaaaagaaggaagcAGACTCTGATATAATTAACCTTTCATCATCTCCAATCGCCTCTAAAAAAGAGGCAAAATCTGCCACTGAGAGAATAACAGAATCAAAGAGCAAACCAGCAGCACCGAAGAAGACCACTAAACCATCCTCAATTAGTAGCGCTACCTCACACGGCTCAATCACCGCCCAAGACATATTAGATAAACTTCCATCAGTAGATTTATCTCAAGTCCACGCAAAGGAAAATGTGGGATTCGATTTCAGTAAAGCAGGTGGAGCAACCACAGGAGAAGAAGTTGATGCGGAGGCACCACCAGATTTCCCAGAAGGACAGCCAAATTGTCTGTTGGGACTTACTATCGTGTTTACTGGTGTTTTGCCTAATTTAGAACGTGAAGTGGCAGAATCAATTGCTAAAAGATATGGTGCTCGTGTTACTAAGTCTATTTCTGGAAGGACTTCTGTGGTGGTTTTAGGTGATGAAGCTGGTCCTAAGAAATTGGagaaaattaaacaattaaagATTAAGGctattgatgaagatggatTTAGGCAATTGGTTTCAGGGATGCCAGCTGAAGGTGGAGATGGTGAAGCAGCTGAAAAGGCTCGTCAGAAACGTGAACAAGAGGAAGCTAAAGCTGTGCAGGAGGCagaagaattattgaaaacagAAAATGCGAAGAAGGAAAGAATTAAGATGGCTAAAGGCAGTGGTGAGttcattaataaagaagattCGGTCAGggaagaagataaattatGGACTGTTAAATATGCTCCAACTTCTTCAGTAGGTATTTGTGGGAATAAAACAAGTGTGAcgaaattaaagaattggCTAACTAATTGGGAAACGAATAAGAAGAATGACTTCAAAACCGCAGGTAGAGATGGGACTGGTATATTTAGAAGTGCTATGCTATATGGACCACCTGGGATTGGTAAAACTACTGCAGCCCATTTGGTCGCCAAAGAACTTGGCTATGATGTATTAGAGCAGAATGCATCAGATGTTAGGTCGAAATCCTTGTTAAATGCTGGTGTGAAAAATGCCCTAGGTAACATGTCTGTCATTGGTTATTTCAAAAACCAACCTGGTATGAACGTGGATATTAATGGGAACGGTAAGAAatttgtcattattatgGATGAAGTTGATGGTATGAGTGGTGGTGATCGAGGTGGTGTTGGACAATTAGCCCAATTTTGTCGTAAGACAACTACTCcaatgattttaatttgtAATGAACGCAATTTACCGAAGATGAGGCCATTTGATAGAATTTGTCTAGATTTACAATTTAGAAGACCTGATGCAAATAGTATTAAATCGAGATTAATGACCATTGCCATTagagaaaaattcaaattagaCCCTAACATTATTGATAAACTAGTCCAAACAACAAGAGGTGATATTAGacaaattatcaatttaCTTTCAACTATTTCTAAAACTACGAAGAATATTGGACATGAAAACATTCAAGAGATATCGAAAGCATGGGAAAAGAATATTGCCTTGAAGCCATTCGATATAGCGCATAAACTTTTAGATGGATATATTTATACTGATGTTGGTTCCAATACATTTACGTTAAATGACAAGATTGCATTGtattttgatgattttgattttgccccattaatgattcaagaaaattatttaaattgtAAGCCTTCCAATTTACCATCTGGTGTATCACATCTACAAGCAGTAGCTGATGCAGCTGAAAGTATATCGGCTGCGGATTtagttgaaaaaaaaatacgtAGTAGTGAACAATTGTGGGGGTTATTACCATTACATGCCGTTCTATCTTCTGTACGTCCATCTTCTATGATTGCGGGCCGTATGACTGGTAGAATTAATTTCAGTGCGTGGTTAGGACAAAATTCCAAGACTAATAAATACTATAGACTATTACAAGAGTTGCAATATCATACAAGGTTAAGTACATCTACTGATAAATTAGGATTAAGATTAGCTTATCTACCCACTTTCAAACGTAGATTGTTGGAACCCTTACTGCACAAGGGAGCAGAAGGTGTCTCGGATGTTATTGAATTAATGGATGATTACTATCTAACAAGAGAAGATTGGGACACTATAATGGATTTTATGATTGGTCCCGATATAACAACATTACAATTAAAAAAGATTCCTACTTCAGTGAAAACAGCATTTACGAGGAAATACAATAGTATGACACATCCAGTGGCTATTTATAAAACTGGTTCTAGTATTGGGACAGGTGTTGGGAGTGCAGCACGTTCTACACCTGATTTCGAAGATGTTGTTGATGCAGATGATGCAGTTCCAGGCGCAGAGGATGAGGATGAGGGCAAAGAAGATACTGACATCAAGAAAGATAAACTTATTAAACAAAAAGTTAGGCCAACGAAGAGGAAAAAGGCAGTTGGTGCAGCAGGTGCAGCTGCtaccaaaaaaagaaagacgAAGgcataa
- the RCN2 gene encoding Rcn2p (similar to Saccharomyces cerevisiae YOR220W; ancestral locus Anc_8.640), with protein sequence MNQETQVKKTQILITDIPKEKFVSKWPQELEEKIFDENFPNLKINLQYFTPLQFLSRIVIIMNDQESTDVIYEFLQKLMKELAPTPIKLYLTESLLVNNAKGDSNRPPIRSRSFDDMEKINDNNDGKNSLQKPILSIDTDPVRTGIAVGSLALGGPSLSPDRRTSIESPTLLKFAPDSKSIYYKEPAPKISPQSTKESSSSPVDGSQTKYLFQPPPPSSDVVNSNAIRPNTLKVNTSSSTSSLSVASGKDSSSTPNTPPKSPTITLNEFAH encoded by the coding sequence ATGAACCAAGAAACCCAAGTCAAGAAAACACAAATTTTAATTACTGATATACCAAAGGAGAAATTTGTTTCTAAATGGCCacaagaattagaagaaaaaatctttGATGAGAATTTCCCCAATTTGAAGATTAATTTACAATATTTTACTCCTTTGCAATTCTTAAGTAGAATTGTTATCATCATGAATGATCAAGAATCTACAGATGTAATCTATGAATTCTTGCAAAAGTTGATGAAGGAATTGGCTCCAACTCCAATTAAACTTTATTTAACTGAATCGTTATTAGTGAATAATGCTAAGGGTGATTCGAATAGACCACCAATTAGATCACGCTCCTTTGATGACATGGAGAAAATCAATGATAACAATGATGGTAAGAATAGTTTACAAAAaccaatattatcaatagaTACAGACCCTGTGAGGACTGGTATTGCAGTAGGTTCTTTGGCATTGGGTGGTCCATCTTTATCTCCTGATAGAAGAACCTCCATAGAATCACCCACGCTGTTGAAATTTGCTCCAGATTctaaatcaatatattataagGAACCCGCTCCAAAGATATCACCACAATCTACAAAGGAATCATCTTCGTCTCCAGTGGATGGTTCACAAACAAAGTATTTATTCCaaccaccaccaccatcaAGTGATGTTGTAAATTCGAATGCGATTCGTCCAAATACGTTGAAAGTGAATacctcatcatcaacatcatcattatctgtAGCATCTGGGAAGGATTCGTCATCTACTCCAAACACCCCACCAAAGAGTCCGACCATTAcattaaatgaatttgCTCACTAA
- the NDAI0E01430 gene encoding uncharacterized protein has translation MSNTSLSSSEDISSTNQEINNDLSLNLDELNEDFPTTRSDSIDLEAKSKKKHPKPYHRRLLTKKTSIYLVILIVVCLGAILLFSPSFLPSFFKNKKTNGSNTFKRKTLNITGETLISNTNKQLQFSIPKRKENPQNGENVSSSSSVSLVEHIEGQNQSILKEYQKYTMVIYNNTGFLLEDIEYSSDSGNFILKFTLI, from the coding sequence ATGTCGAATACATCTCTATCCTCAAGTGAAGACATTTCAAGTACCAATCAAGAGATAAATAATGACCTCTCTTTGAATTTAGATGAACTTAATGAGGATTTCCCAACAACTAGATCTGATTCAATAGATTTAGAAGCTAAATCGAAGAAAAAACATCCAAAGCCATATCATAGACGTTTACTGACCAAAAAAACATCGATATATCTCGTTATTCTGATTGTAGTTTGCCTAGGAGCCATCCTATTATTTTCACCTTCATTTTTAccatcatttttcaaaaataaaaaaacaaatgGTAGTAATACCTTCAAAAGGAAAACCTTAAATATTACTGGCGAAACTTTAATTTCTAAtacaaataaacaattacaattttCTATCCCAAaacgaaaagaaaatccTCAAAATGGGGAGAatgtttcatcatcatcatccgTATCTCTAGTTGAACACATAGAGGGACAGAATCAAagtattttgaaagaatacCAGAAGTACACTATGGTCATTTACAATAATACTGGTTTTTTATTGGAAGACATAGAGTATAGTTCGGATTCTGGGAACTTTATTCTCAAATTCACACTTATATGA
- the MCT1 gene encoding [acyl-carrier-protein] S-malonyltransferase (similar to Saccharomyces cerevisiae MCT1 (YOR221C); ancestral locus Anc_8.643), whose product MRLITFPGQGTSISIPILKALIRNKSKQFQTILNQNGSNSNDLLKYIFQNPSSPGSIAVCANLYYQLYKILSHESSIQNDMNKETKVPPPQQNIADQDSLLLGHSLGELTCLSINNLFKLNDLFKIANYRNDLMIKYTEKYLVAHKINHSSKFEMWALSSPNAIHLPNQVNDLITSLRINKNAQTIQVANANSIKQCVVTGLVEDLESLRIELHLDFPRLRITELTNPNNIPFHNDTILRPIQEPLYDFIWNILKENGTTIVTELQHGIITNLDGSVSRFLHHALEKFVKSSSNTVQFTKCYETINNKAFQINDAVCFGPGNVIFNLIKRNCQNVTPFEYSSLTTVNAFHDYHNAKQQQSQQSQEAKGDDSGRKQNDHDHDHDHDHDHDDGIVPEEEVHLE is encoded by the coding sequence atgaGATTAATAACTTTCCCAGGCCAAGGAACATCCATATCAATTCCAATATTAAAGGCTTTAATAAGgaataaatcaaaacaatTTCAAACAATCTTAAACCAAAATGGTAGCAATTCAAATGacttattgaaatatattttccaaaatccATCAAGTCCAGGTAGTATTGCCGTTTGCGCAAACCTTTACTatcaattatataaaatattatctcACGAATCATCAATACAAAATGATAtgaataaagaaacaaaagtACCGCCACCGCAGCAAAATATAGCTGACCAagattctttattattggGACATTCATTAGGTGAATTAACATGTCTAAGTAtcaataatcttttcaaacTTAATGATCTCTTCAAAATTGCCAATTATAGAAACGACTTAATGATAAAGTACacagaaaaatatttagtCGCTCACAAGATAAATCATTCAagtaaatttgaaatgtGGGCCTTATCATCACCAAATGCAATCCATTTACCAAACCAAGTAAATGACCTAATAACATCCTTACgtataaacaaaaatgcACAAACCATTCAAGTAGCAAATGCCAACTCAATAAAACAATGTGTAGTAACAGGTCTCGTCGAAGACTTGGAATCCCTTCGAATAGAATTACATCTAGATTTCCCACGTTTACGAATTACAGAATTAACAAACCCAAATAATATCCCTTTCCATAACGACACAATACTTAGACCAATCCAAGAACCATTATATGATTTCATATGGAATATCTTAAAGGAAAATGGCACCACAATAGTCACAGAATTACAACATGGTATAATAACAAACTTAGACGGTAGCGTATCAAGATTCTTACATCATGCGTTGGAAAAATTCGTGAAATCAAGTTCAAATACTGTacaatttacaaaatgttATGAaactattaataataaagctTTCCAAATTAATGATGCAGTGTGTTTCGGACCGGGGAAtgtcattttcaatttgatcaaGAGGAATTGTCAAAATGTTACACCGTTTGaatattcttctttgacTACGGTTAATGCGTTCCATGATTATCATAATGCAaagcaacaacaatcacAACAATCACAAGAAGCAAAAGGTGATGATAGTGGGAGGAAGCAAAATGACCATGACCACGACCACGACCACGACCACGACCACGACGACGGTATCGTACCTGAAGAAGAGGTTCATTTGGAATAA